CCTCCATTAACAACATCCGTTATGCCATGGCTGTCTAAAATCTTTTTTGCCTGACCACTTCTGTTACCACTTCTGCAAAATACAACAATATTTTCCTTTCCTTTAAATTTTGAAATATTTGCATCCAATTTATCTAAAGGAATATTTATTGAGCCCTTTATATGCCCTCCTGCAAATTCACCTGGGGTACGCACATCAACCAAAAAAGATTTCTTAGTGATTACTTCACTCAAATCAACAGATGTTCCACCGCTAAAAAAATTAAATATATTAAACATTTTATAAGATTAATTTTTAAATAATAGAATGACAAAATAAATATTCCTGACTCAGAAAATAAATCAGGAATATTTCAAATTTATTTTATATGGACTTTTTAGCCAGATACCAGTCCACCATTTCCAAATCACTATTTTTTCGCTCAGCCAGCCCTTCCAATGTCTTCGGAGCAGGTACGATTACTTTGTCACCAGGCATCCAATTCAATGGCATGGCCACTTTATGTTCATCAGATGTTTGCAGTGCCAGTAACGACCTTTTTATTTCCTCCATATTTCTGCCCACATTCAATGGATAATACATAATTAGCCGTACTTTCCCTTCGGGATCAATTATAAAAACGGCTCTTACTGCTGCTGTCTCACTTTCGCCTGGTTGTAACATGCCATATAATTTGGCAATGCTCATATCAAGGTCTGCGATGATCGGAAAGTAAAAAAGTACATTCGTTTTTTCATTCACCGCATTTACCCAGGCAATATGTGCATGGATACTGTCTATACTCAGTCCTAGCAATTTAGTATTATGCTCAGACCAAAAGTCCTTTTCCGTCGCAAACCCACTCATTTCCGTGGTACAAACCGGAGTAAAATCTGCGGGATGTGAGAATAAAATTACCCAACTGCCTTTATTAAATTCAGAAAACTTAATTACACCTGTGGTCGTTACAGCCTGAAAATCAGGTGCTTTATCCCCGATACGGGGCATCATATTTTGATTTTGTTCCATTTTATAGTAATTTTGAATTAATTTATGTTGATCAGACTGCCATGATTTTGCTTTGACAAACAAAATCAGTCTTAGGTAAGTTGGTTTGTTTACTGATGGCAGCATAACCGCCATCTACCTCTACAAAATTTCTGTATCCTCTGGCGTACAAAATACTGGCAGCAATCATACTTCTATACCCACCTGCACAGTGCATATAAAATTTTTCAGATGGATTTATATCTTTTATCCAATCATTAATATAAGCAAGAGGTTTGTTGTAGGCACCATCTATATGTTCTGCTGCATATTCACTTTCTTTCCTAACATCAATAATTTTATCTTTTTCTATATCTACTAACTTTTCAAATTCCTCAGGTGAAGTTCTGTGTATTTCATCGAATTCAAAGTTTGATTTTTTCCAGCCTTCAAAGCCTCCTTCAAGATATCCCAGAATATTATCAAAACCCACTCTGCTGAGTCTGGTGACAGCTTCTTCTTCCCTGCCGGATTCAGTTATCAGTAATATGGGTTGTTTTACATCAACAATCATAGCTCCTACCCACGGTGCAAAATCACCATTTAGCCCAATATTGATGGATTGCGGAACAAATCCTTTTGCGAAGTTTGAATGATCACGAGTATCAAGAATTAATGCTCCTGTACTTTCAGCAACTGTTTCAAATTCATTAGGCTTAATTGCAGTTAGTCCCTGATTAAGTACACTTTCAAAACTATCATAACCTTTTTTGTTCATAGCGACATTCATTCCAAAATATCCCGGAGGTGGTGTTAATCCATCAGTAACTGCAATAACAAAAGCTTCTTTGTTTGGCTGATTCAGCGCATAATTCATTTTTTTCTGATTGCCAAGCGTATCTACTGTTTCTTTCATCATATTTTTGCCACATGCACTGCCGGCACCATGCGCAGGATACACTGTAACATCATCTGCTAATGGCATGATTTTATTCATGAGACTATCATATAACAAGCCAGCTAACTGTTCTTGTGTCATGTGAGCAGCTTTCTGGGCAAGATCAGGGCGACCAACGTCCCCCAAAAACAGTGTATCCCCACTAAAAAGTGCCACATCTTTACCGGCTTTATCAGAAAGCAGATAACAGGTACTTTCCATCGTATGACCAGGAGTATGTAAAACTTTAAATGAAACTTCACCTAATTTGAAAACCTGGTTATCTTCCGCGATAATAGCTTCAAATTCAGGTTTTGCAGTAGGTCCATAAATAATAGGTGCACCCGTTGCTTTACTCAAATCCAGATGTCCGGATACAAAGTCAGCATGAAAATGTGTTTCAAAAATATATTTGATTTTAACACCATCTTTCTCAGCTCTTTCCAGATAAGGTTTTATTTCTCTTAAAGGGTCGATTATTGCAGCTTCTCCGTTGCTTGTAATGTAATATGCTCCCTGAGCCAGACATCCTGTATAAATTTGTTCAATTTTCATAAAAAGTAATTATTTGTTTTTAAATGATAATGCAAAAGTACGTTGATCTCAAAAAGCACTGCGTGACAAATGTTACATTGGGTTTATTTTAAGATTTTTTTAAGTCAAATGGCTAAAATAAACCGACCTGATTTCAAAATAAAGCAAAAACACCGCTAAAGAGAAAGAAATTCATTTTCAAAACACTGTAGTTATTAATCTATCATATTATATAAACCATTCAGGTATGTTTTAAGTTTCGTGTTGTTATGTCGTAATGAAAACAATAATTTAAAAATTTTTGATGTTATTTTGTAAATATTATATCTTTGTTGACATGATTCTATTTTAATAAAATAATCTGAATTGAATGAAACAATTTTTTAAAGTATTAGGCCTAATGACCATTTTGCACAATTTCATGATTGGTCAGATTTTGCATAAAGAATTTATTATTGACTATAGGGGTAAAGATATTTCAGAAATGATTTCCCGAATTGCAAAAGTATCAGAAAGAAATTCGCAAAGTGACATACATAGTGTTGAAAAAATCGCTATCAATTTTGATATTTATAAAATAAGGATTACGGAAGAAAGTGCGTTTTTCTGGTATGACGAACTTAAGAAACAATCTGATGTGTTTGGTATAGAGCTTAATGCAGAACTGGAACTGCGTAAAAGACCAAACGATCCGAGGGTGGAAGAACAATGGTACCTCAATACCATACAAGCTTTTGAAGCATGGAATATAACAACAGGCGGAAAAGATTTTGGAGGACAAGATATAGTGATCGCTGTATTGGATGATGGGTATGTTTTGCAACATGAAGATTTGAAGGACAATATGTGGAATAATAATTTTGAAATTCCGGATGACGGAATAGATAATGATCTGAATGGATTTGTAGATGACTTTGCAGGCTGGAACACAAAGTCCAAAGATGATATTACTGAAAACAGAAGTCATGGCACCAATGTACTTGGTGTACTTGCTGCCCGGGGAGATAATAATTTAGGAATAGCAGGACTAAATTGGAATGTCAAAATTATGCCTGTAACTATTGGAAATAATGTATCGGATATTATTGCAGCATTTGATTATATATTTACGCAAAGAAAAAGATTTAACACATCCGGTGGATCATCAGGTGCCTTTGTTGTAGCAACGTCCTATTCAGGCGGATTACCCGATGCATTTGCAAAAGACTTTCCTGTTTGGTGCAACATGTATGACAAATTAGGGCAAGAAGGAATAATAAGTATCGGTGCGACACCCAATGAAGATCAAAATATTGACATAAAAGGAGATATGCCATCCACTTGTGAAAGTAATTATCTGATTGTTGTGACCAGTACTGACAAGAATGATGAAAAAGAACCTGAAGCCGGATACAGTCTTAAAAACGTTGATATAGCTGCTCCGGGAGAGCGAATACTGACAACAGACATGGTTTCCAAAGGATTGTATAAAACAGAATCCGGTACTTCACTTTCAACGCCGATGATTGCGGCGACTGTTGGGTTACTTTATGCCGCAGGATGTGAGCCATTCTACAATTTTGTAAAAAACAATACTTCATTAGCCCCTTTAGTAGTAAAAGATATGATACTAACCACAGTGGATAAAAAAACTTCTTTAGCAGACAAAACGGTCAGTGGTGGCAGACTGAATATGTACAAAGCTATTCTGGATTTACAAAATCGATTTGATAACTGTTTACTGCTGCCTTCGCTGAAAGGACCACTTAAAGTTGAAACCGTTTCTTACAACAACGGAATTTTGTCTGTGGGTTACTTATCTCCTGACGAAAATCCTCTGGAATTGAATATTTATGATTTAGCCGGTAAATCAATACGAAAGCATGAATTTACGCCAGCAGAATTTGGAGATAAAA
The genomic region above belongs to Saprospiraceae bacterium and contains:
- a CDS encoding rhodanese-like domain-containing protein, which codes for MFNIFNFFSGGTSVDLSEVITKKSFLVDVRTPGEFAGGHIKGSINIPLDKLDANISKFKGKENIVVFCRSGNRSGQAKKILDSHGITDVVNGGAIETVMQYVK
- a CDS encoding peroxiredoxin — protein: MEQNQNMMPRIGDKAPDFQAVTTTGVIKFSEFNKGSWVILFSHPADFTPVCTTEMSGFATEKDFWSEHNTKLLGLSIDSIHAHIAWVNAVNEKTNVLFYFPIIADLDMSIAKLYGMLQPGESETAAVRAVFIIDPEGKVRLIMYYPLNVGRNMEEIKRSLLALQTSDEHKVAMPLNWMPGDKVIVPAPKTLEGLAERKNSDLEMVDWYLAKKSI
- a CDS encoding MBL fold metallo-hydrolase; its protein translation is MKIEQIYTGCLAQGAYYITSNGEAAIIDPLREIKPYLERAEKDGVKIKYIFETHFHADFVSGHLDLSKATGAPIIYGPTAKPEFEAIIAEDNQVFKLGEVSFKVLHTPGHTMESTCYLLSDKAGKDVALFSGDTLFLGDVGRPDLAQKAAHMTQEQLAGLLYDSLMNKIMPLADDVTVYPAHGAGSACGKNMMKETVDTLGNQKKMNYALNQPNKEAFVIAVTDGLTPPPGYFGMNVAMNKKGYDSFESVLNQGLTAIKPNEFETVAESTGALILDTRDHSNFAKGFVPQSINIGLNGDFAPWVGAMIVDVKQPILLITESGREEEAVTRLSRVGFDNILGYLEGGFEGWKKSNFEFDEIHRTSPEEFEKLVDIEKDKIIDVRKESEYAAEHIDGAYNKPLAYINDWIKDINPSEKFYMHCAGGYRSMIAASILYARGYRNFVEVDGGYAAISKQTNLPKTDFVCQSKIMAV
- a CDS encoding S8 family serine peptidase encodes the protein MKQFFKVLGLMTILHNFMIGQILHKEFIIDYRGKDISEMISRIAKVSERNSQSDIHSVEKIAINFDIYKIRITEESAFFWYDELKKQSDVFGIELNAELELRKRPNDPRVEEQWYLNTIQAFEAWNITTGGKDFGGQDIVIAVLDDGYVLQHEDLKDNMWNNNFEIPDDGIDNDLNGFVDDFAGWNTKSKDDITENRSHGTNVLGVLAARGDNNLGIAGLNWNVKIMPVTIGNNVSDIIAAFDYIFTQRKRFNTSGGSSGAFVVATSYSGGLPDAFAKDFPVWCNMYDKLGQEGIISIGATPNEDQNIDIKGDMPSTCESNYLIVVTSTDKNDEKEPEAGYSLKNVDIAAPGERILTTDMVSKGLYKTESGTSLSTPMIAATVGLLYAAGCEPFYNFVKNNTSLAPLVVKDMILTTVDKKTSLADKTVSGGRLNMYKAILDLQNRFDNCLLLPSLKGPLKVETVSYNNGILSVGYLSPDENPLELNIYDLAGKSIRKHEFTPAEFGDKIISIPLNIQPNFMYFISIRSGKTFASKGWMPLKQYIE